In Finegoldia magna ATCC 53516, a genomic segment contains:
- the recA gene encoding recombinase RecA produces the protein MDFANGSEKDQALREAFASIEKQFGKGSIMKLGDHVQKDIEAIPTGAINLDVALGIGGLPRGRVIEIYGPESSGKTTLALHVVAEAQKMGGTAAFIDAEHALDAIYAKNLGVDTDNLIISQPDTGEQALGICDSLVRSSAVDIIIIDSVAALVPRAEIEGNMGDSHVGLQARLMSQALRKLTGVISKSNCTVIFINQLREKVGIMFGNPEVTTGGRALKFYSSVRIEIRRGEAIRKGDDIVGNRTKVKIVKNKVAPPFKQVEFDIMYGEGISKIGTILDLATDCKVVKKAGAWYSYEEEKLGQGRENSKLFLEENPKILEEIIDKTYEFYGLRSKEDSEAIKTENNDNIKDESNNEISEDELD, from the coding sequence ATGGATTTTGCTAATGGATCTGAAAAAGATCAAGCTTTAAGAGAAGCTTTTGCAAGCATTGAAAAACAATTCGGAAAAGGCTCTATAATGAAACTTGGAGATCATGTCCAAAAAGATATAGAAGCTATTCCTACTGGAGCTATAAACTTGGATGTTGCTTTAGGAATAGGTGGTCTGCCTAGAGGTAGAGTAATCGAAATTTATGGACCTGAATCTTCTGGTAAAACTACTTTAGCACTCCATGTAGTTGCTGAAGCACAAAAGATGGGTGGAACAGCAGCTTTTATAGATGCTGAACATGCATTAGATGCAATTTATGCCAAAAACTTAGGTGTTGATACAGATAATCTTATTATTTCACAACCAGATACAGGTGAACAAGCTTTAGGAATATGTGATTCTCTTGTGAGAAGTTCTGCTGTAGATATTATTATAATTGACTCTGTTGCAGCACTAGTTCCAAGAGCTGAAATAGAAGGAAATATGGGAGATAGCCACGTTGGTCTACAAGCAAGACTAATGTCTCAAGCTTTACGTAAACTAACAGGTGTTATTTCAAAAAGCAATTGTACAGTTATATTCATTAACCAACTTAGAGAAAAAGTTGGAATAATGTTTGGTAATCCTGAAGTTACAACGGGTGGTAGAGCTTTAAAATTCTATTCTTCAGTTAGAATTGAAATTAGAAGAGGAGAAGCTATCAGAAAAGGTGACGATATTGTTGGAAATCGTACTAAAGTTAAAATCGTCAAAAATAAAGTAGCACCTCCATTTAAACAAGTAGAATTCGACATTATGTACGGTGAAGGTATTTCTAAAATAGGTACAATATTAGATTTAGCCACTGACTGCAAAGTTGTAAAAAAAGCAGGTGCTTGGTACAGTTATGAAGAAGAAAAATTAGGACAAGGTCGAGAAAACTCTAAATTATTTTTAGAAGAAAATCCAAAAATACTAGAAGAAATTATCGATAAAACTTATGAATTTTATGGATTAAGATCGAAAGAGGATTCAGAGGCTATCAAAACAGAAAATAACGATAATATAAAAGACGAATCGAATAACGAAATAAGTGAGGATGAATTAGACTAG
- the pgsA gene encoding CDP-diacylglycerol--glycerol-3-phosphate 3-phosphatidyltransferase, producing MNIANKFTTLRVILIPFFVASLLVFKTDNYIPALIFIISAITDFIDGQLARRKNLVTTFGKFMDPLADKMLSCSALIVLVQLGKVPAWSVVIVVLRELTISGFRILAASNGVTLAASYWGKSKTMTQFIAIVLILINTGDKLGFALDMYLYYISIVLTVISLCDYIYKNVNVLDLKNI from the coding sequence ATGAATATTGCAAATAAGTTCACAACATTAAGAGTTATATTAATACCATTTTTTGTAGCATCGTTATTGGTATTCAAAACAGACAATTATATACCTGCATTAATATTTATAATCTCTGCAATAACAGATTTTATTGATGGTCAACTCGCTAGAAGGAAAAATTTAGTTACTACATTTGGTAAGTTCATGGATCCATTAGCGGACAAAATGTTGAGTTGCAGTGCATTAATTGTCCTAGTACAACTAGGAAAAGTTCCTGCATGGAGCGTGGTTATAGTTGTATTAAGAGAACTTACTATTAGTGGATTCAGAATATTAGCTGCATCAAACGGAGTTACATTAGCAGCAAGCTATTGGGGAAAATCTAAAACTATGACTCAATTTATAGCTATTGTTCTAATTTTAATCAATACTGGTGATAAATTGGGATTTGCTTTAGACATGTACCTATATTATATTTCGATTGTATTAACTGTAATCAGCTTATGTGATTATATTTATAAGAATGTTAATGTTTTAGATTTAAAAAATATATAA
- a CDS encoding DNA translocase FtsK: MARNTKSRNKTKSKSNSKKNANSSKKLIIILVLIISLIFMASSRVGILGIIVKNIYFSTFGIFSYVFISLGILYTISTISDINHGDKLRKITYILAVSSIFVMSLINISNYPNLNINQRIDLNLNLANEYSGIGVIGAIIASILNMAIGYIGLYVALVFCSLFLIAIIMNLTLKELFQKFFAFVKKTFVDIKTKNEQNKQNKSIEKSREIKQNKPTKERISKNSIIKEKSDLKKSIDSEPPKPKLNDYKSNEKESGEQLSVIDFGEFSGQSNYTFPPLELLKNAEYMEDNDDSVLQKAKMIEETLKNFSIDATVVQIDRGPTVTCYELEPKAGVKVSRIVNLADDLSLSLATSGIRIQAPIPGKSVVGIEVENDVKNSVMLKEILMSDNFVKEKSLMPIALGKDISGKCIVTSVDKMPHLLIAGATGSGKSVCINTIIMSILYKSNPNDVKLILIDPKVVELSIYNNIPHLAIPVVTDPKKASAALNWAVREMERRYQIFSENHVRDIKAYNKKNKNDELEKLPYIVIIIDELSDLMMVSANDVEDAICRLAQMARACGIHLIIATQRPTVDVITGTIKANVPSRISFAVSSQIDSRTILDQSGAEKLIGRGDMLFFPSSMAKPSRVQGAFISDEEVDNVVKFLINKNETNYKEEIIEDIDKSESIDLEDDDTDILFTDAVEIILNEDSASISLLQRKLKIGYARAGRIIDQMEEKGIVGPSEGSKPRKILIPKDYLERRD, translated from the coding sequence ATGGCTAGAAATACTAAATCACGAAATAAAACTAAATCAAAATCTAATAGCAAAAAAAATGCTAACTCTTCGAAAAAATTAATAATTATCTTAGTGTTAATTATTTCACTTATATTCATGGCTAGTAGTAGAGTTGGTATTTTGGGAATTATTGTAAAAAATATATATTTCAGTACTTTTGGCATCTTTTCATATGTTTTTATATCATTAGGTATACTGTATACTATATCTACGATTTCTGATATAAACCATGGAGATAAACTAAGAAAAATTACTTATATATTGGCTGTTTCTTCAATTTTCGTAATGAGTTTAATTAATATATCAAACTATCCAAATCTTAATATTAATCAAAGGATTGATTTGAATTTAAATTTAGCGAATGAATATAGTGGTATAGGTGTAATAGGAGCTATTATAGCATCAATACTAAACATGGCTATAGGCTACATCGGTTTATATGTTGCACTTGTTTTTTGTTCTTTGTTTTTAATAGCAATAATAATGAATTTAACTTTAAAAGAATTATTTCAAAAATTTTTCGCTTTTGTTAAAAAGACATTTGTAGATATAAAAACAAAAAATGAACAAAACAAACAAAATAAAAGCATCGAAAAATCGCGTGAGATTAAGCAAAATAAACCTACAAAAGAAAGAATTTCTAAAAATTCAATTATTAAAGAGAAATCTGATTTGAAGAAATCAATAGATTCTGAACCCCCAAAACCAAAGCTCAATGATTATAAATCTAATGAAAAAGAATCTGGAGAACAACTATCTGTTATAGATTTTGGTGAATTTTCTGGACAAAGTAATTATACTTTTCCTCCATTAGAGCTTTTGAAAAATGCGGAATACATGGAAGACAATGATGATTCTGTATTACAAAAAGCAAAGATGATTGAAGAAACTCTAAAAAACTTTTCAATAGATGCGACTGTTGTTCAAATTGATAGAGGTCCTACTGTTACTTGCTACGAATTAGAGCCTAAAGCAGGTGTCAAAGTTTCAAGGATAGTTAATCTAGCAGATGACTTATCACTTTCACTGGCTACTAGTGGAATTAGAATTCAAGCTCCAATTCCTGGCAAATCTGTAGTGGGAATTGAAGTAGAAAATGATGTTAAAAATTCTGTAATGTTAAAAGAGATTTTAATGTCTGACAATTTTGTAAAAGAAAAATCGTTAATGCCAATAGCATTAGGAAAAGATATCTCTGGAAAATGTATTGTAACTTCTGTAGATAAAATGCCTCATTTACTTATAGCAGGAGCTACAGGTAGTGGTAAATCCGTTTGTATCAATACAATAATCATGAGTATTTTGTATAAGTCAAATCCAAATGATGTAAAACTTATATTGATTGACCCAAAAGTTGTAGAATTGAGCATATATAACAATATTCCACATCTTGCTATTCCAGTTGTTACGGATCCTAAAAAAGCAAGCGCCGCTTTAAATTGGGCTGTAAGAGAGATGGAAAGAAGATATCAAATATTTTCAGAAAATCACGTTCGAGATATCAAAGCGTATAATAAGAAAAATAAAAATGATGAACTTGAAAAACTACCTTATATTGTTATTATAATAGATGAATTAAGTGATTTAATGATGGTCTCAGCAAATGATGTTGAAGATGCTATTTGCAGACTAGCACAAATGGCTAGAGCATGTGGTATCCATCTAATCATTGCAACTCAAAGACCAACAGTGGATGTTATTACTGGTACAATAAAAGCAAATGTACCGTCTAGAATTTCTTTTGCTGTTAGTAGCCAAATAGATTCTAGAACTATTCTAGATCAATCTGGTGCAGAAAAGCTTATAGGAAGAGGAGATATGTTATTCTTCCCATCATCAATGGCAAAACCTAGTAGAGTTCAAGGCGCTTTTATTTCTGATGAAGAAGTAGACAATGTAGTTAAATTTTTAATAAATAAAAATGAAACAAATTATAAAGAAGAAATCATAGAAGATATAGATAAATCAGAGAGTATTGATCTTGAAGATGACGATACAGATATTTTATTTACAGATGCTGTAGAAATTATTTTGAACGAGGATTCTGCATCGATTTCTTTATTACAAAGAAAATTAAAAATAGGGTATGCTAGAGCTGGAAGAATAATAGATCAAATGGAAGAAAAAGGTATTGTTGGTCCTAGTGAGGGAAGCAAACCTAGAAAAATTTTAATACCTAAAGATTATTTAGAAAGACGTGATTGA
- the dut gene encoding dUTP diphosphatase, with amino-acid sequence MKVKLINKSNNPLPKYSTIGSSGMDLRAYTENDITLKPLERTLIPTGIYIAIPEGYEVQIRPRSGLSIKHGITLINCVGTIDSDYRGELKIPVVNLSNEEYTISSGDRICQMILQKYENIEFEEVEVLDATDRNDGGFGHTGY; translated from the coding sequence ATGAAAGTTAAACTAATTAATAAATCTAATAACCCTCTACCAAAATATTCAACAATTGGATCTAGTGGTATGGATTTGAGAGCTTATACTGAAAATGATATAACTTTAAAACCACTTGAAAGAACTCTTATACCTACTGGAATTTATATTGCAATTCCAGAAGGTTATGAGGTTCAAATCAGACCAAGAAGTGGTTTGAGTATTAAGCATGGAATAACTCTGATAAATTGCGTTGGTACTATAGACAGTGATTATAGAGGAGAATTAAAAATTCCAGTAGTCAATTTGTCGAATGAAGAATATACAATTTCATCAGGGGATAGAATTTGTCAAATGATACTACAAAAATACGAAAATATTGAATTCGAAGAAGTTGAAGTATTAGATGCTACAGATAGAAATGATGGCGGATTTGGCCATACAGGCTACTAA
- a CDS encoding polyribonucleotide nucleotidyltransferase, with translation MIKKYEYDLCGKKIEVTIGKVAEQANGACLIQSGETVLLVTAVGSKEPREGVDFFPLTCDFEEKLYSVGKIPGGFIKREGRPSEKATLTARLIDRPLRPLFPEGYHNDVQVIATALSVDQDNTPDILAMIGSSIALSISDIPFLGPTGSVAVGMIDGEFIINPTQEQRDKSDLELTVAGTKDAIMMVEAGCNNITEQQVLKAILRAHEEIKKICEFIESIQKECGKPKQEFIQPEKNVELDEEVKSFCIEDLKKITVNEDKLDREDHINTLKRSVVDHFVEKYDESIASKVSTIYDDLEKSEVRRLILEDHIRPDNRKLDQIREITCDVDILPRPHGSGLFKRGQTQVLSVTTLGTPSDAQVLDGLIEQEDKRYMHQYNFPPYSVGDARPLRSPGRREIGHGALAERALLPVIPSEEEFPYTIRVVSEVLSSNGSSSQASVCGSTLSLLDAGVPIKEPVAGIAMGLIKKDDNVVILSDIQGLEDHLGDMDFKVAGTKDGITALQMDIKITGISEEILTEALERARVGRLHILSLMNECISEPNKEISKYAPRIMVINIAPEKVREVIGPGGKVINKIIDETGVKIDTEDDGKITVAGENTESAQRAIDMIKEIVREPEIGEKYLGRVTKIMNFGAFVEILPGKEGLLHISNIAHERTNKVEDVLKENDEIMVKLMDIDDQGKMTLSRKALLPKPERKEKKNFDKKSEDQNTEDK, from the coding sequence ATGATAAAAAAATACGAATATGATTTATGCGGTAAAAAAATAGAAGTTACGATTGGAAAAGTTGCTGAACAAGCTAATGGAGCATGTTTAATTCAATCTGGAGAAACTGTACTTCTAGTTACTGCTGTAGGATCAAAAGAGCCACGTGAAGGAGTTGATTTCTTCCCATTAACATGTGATTTTGAAGAAAAACTTTATTCTGTCGGAAAAATTCCAGGAGGATTTATTAAACGTGAAGGTAGACCTAGTGAAAAGGCTACATTAACTGCTAGATTAATAGATAGACCACTAAGACCATTATTCCCAGAAGGATATCATAATGATGTGCAAGTTATAGCTACTGCACTTTCTGTGGATCAAGACAATACTCCTGATATTTTAGCTATGATAGGCTCATCTATAGCATTGAGCATTTCAGATATTCCTTTCTTAGGACCTACTGGTTCTGTAGCCGTAGGAATGATCGATGGTGAATTTATTATTAATCCTACACAAGAACAAAGAGATAAATCAGATCTTGAATTAACTGTTGCTGGTACTAAAGATGCTATTATGATGGTAGAAGCAGGATGCAATAATATTACTGAACAGCAAGTTTTAAAAGCTATACTTAGAGCACATGAAGAAATCAAAAAAATATGTGAATTTATTGAGTCAATTCAAAAAGAATGTGGTAAGCCAAAACAAGAATTCATACAGCCAGAAAAAAATGTAGAGTTAGATGAAGAAGTTAAATCATTCTGCATTGAAGATTTGAAGAAAATTACAGTTAATGAAGATAAATTAGATAGAGAAGATCACATTAATACTCTAAAAAGAAGCGTAGTGGATCATTTTGTTGAAAAATATGATGAAAGTATAGCTTCAAAAGTTTCTACTATATACGATGATTTAGAAAAGTCAGAAGTAAGACGTTTAATATTAGAAGATCATATCAGACCCGATAATAGAAAACTTGATCAAATTAGAGAAATAACTTGTGATGTAGATATCTTACCTAGACCACATGGTTCAGGTTTGTTTAAAAGAGGTCAAACTCAAGTTTTATCTGTTACAACTTTGGGAACTCCTTCTGATGCACAAGTACTAGATGGACTAATTGAACAAGAAGATAAAAGATATATGCATCAATACAACTTCCCACCTTACTCTGTTGGGGATGCAAGACCTTTAAGAAGTCCAGGTAGACGTGAAATTGGTCACGGTGCTTTAGCTGAAAGAGCGCTATTACCTGTAATTCCATCAGAAGAAGAATTCCCTTACACAATAAGAGTAGTATCTGAAGTTTTAAGTTCAAACGGTTCTAGTTCTCAAGCATCTGTATGCGGTTCAACTCTTAGTTTACTAGATGCAGGTGTTCCGATAAAAGAACCTGTTGCAGGTATTGCCATGGGATTGATTAAGAAAGATGATAATGTTGTAATTCTTTCCGATATTCAAGGTTTGGAAGATCACTTAGGAGATATGGATTTTAAAGTTGCAGGTACAAAAGATGGTATAACTGCATTGCAAATGGATATTAAAATTACAGGAATTTCTGAAGAAATATTAACTGAAGCTTTAGAAAGAGCTAGAGTTGGTAGACTTCATATATTATCGTTAATGAACGAATGTATCAGTGAACCAAATAAAGAAATTTCAAAGTATGCTCCTAGAATTATGGTAATTAATATTGCACCTGAAAAAGTAAGAGAAGTTATTGGACCAGGTGGAAAAGTCATAAACAAAATTATTGATGAAACCGGCGTTAAAATAGATACTGAAGATGATGGTAAAATTACAGTAGCTGGTGAAAACACTGAAAGTGCACAAAGAGCTATAGATATGATTAAAGAAATAGTTAGAGAACCAGAAATTGGTGAAAAATATTTAGGAAGAGTTACTAAGATTATGAATTTTGGTGCTTTTGTTGAAATATTACCTGGAAAAGAAGGTCTTCTTCACATTTCTAATATAGCTCATGAAAGAACTAATAAAGTTGAAGATGTTTTAAAAGAAAACGATGAAATTATGGTAAAACTTATGGATATAGATGACCAAGGTAAGATGACATTATCCAGAAAAGCTCTTTTACCAAAACCAGAAAGAAAAGAAAAAAAGAATTTTGATAAAAAATCTGAAGATCAAAATACAGAAGATAAATAA
- the rpsO gene encoding 30S ribosomal protein S15, giving the protein MYNKEIKEEIIKEYQTKEGDTGSPEVQVALLTYRINYLTEHLKSHKNDHHSRRGLFKMIGKRRNLLNYLSNKDIERYRDLIKRLNIRR; this is encoded by the coding sequence ATGTACAACAAAGAAATCAAAGAAGAAATAATCAAAGAATACCAAACAAAAGAAGGAGACACTGGTTCTCCAGAAGTTCAAGTAGCTTTATTGACTTACAGAATAAACTACTTAACTGAACATTTAAAGTCTCATAAGAATGATCACCATTCAAGAAGAGGTCTTTTCAAAATGATCGGTAAAAGAAGAAATCTTCTTAACTATCTTAGCAATAAAGACATTGAAAGATACCGTGATTTAATTAAAAGATTAAACATTAGAAGATAA
- a CDS encoding bifunctional riboflavin kinase/FAD synthetase, which yields MQIIDLDKDNVKINIDAITLGNFDGLHLAHQKLINKCVSLGKSGVIIFKSHTSEILEDDKFKNILITDDKINLLKRMNVDYCLIKSFDKAFLSLKPEEFLDYVKEHTNFKNLVVGKDFKFGINASGNVSTLENYQKVFNYKLYIIDDQFINGVPIRSTTIRKFLINGEIENANSMLYRPFSINGVVIDGKHRGRNLGYPTANLECKEYIIPAAGVYYTNVIYDNKLYKGITSIGENLTYDEHDVKIETHILDFKGDLYGKELTLVFIKKIRDNVKFNSEIELINKLKSDYNFAKNQDLDLQLQDYMII from the coding sequence ATGCAAATAATTGATTTAGACAAAGATAACGTAAAAATTAATATTGATGCTATTACTTTAGGAAATTTTGATGGATTGCATTTAGCACATCAAAAACTTATAAATAAATGTGTTAGCTTAGGTAAATCAGGAGTTATTATATTTAAGTCACATACTTCAGAAATTTTAGAAGATGATAAGTTTAAAAACATATTAATAACGGACGATAAAATCAATCTATTAAAAAGAATGAATGTAGATTACTGTTTAATAAAGTCATTTGATAAAGCTTTTTTATCCTTGAAGCCTGAAGAGTTTTTAGATTATGTGAAGGAACATACTAATTTCAAAAATTTAGTTGTTGGCAAAGATTTCAAATTTGGCATTAATGCATCTGGTAATGTATCTACTTTAGAAAATTACCAAAAAGTTTTTAATTATAAACTCTATATTATAGATGACCAATTTATTAATGGTGTCCCTATTAGATCGACAACCATACGCAAATTTTTAATAAATGGAGAAATTGAAAATGCTAATTCAATGCTTTATAGACCATTTAGTATTAATGGAGTTGTAATTGACGGGAAACATAGAGGGAGAAATTTAGGTTATCCTACTGCTAATTTGGAATGTAAAGAATATATTATACCAGCAGCAGGAGTTTATTATACTAACGTTATTTATGATAACAAATTATACAAAGGTATAACATCAATAGGAGAAAATCTAACATACGATGAACATGATGTTAAAATTGAAACTCATATATTAGATTTTAAAGGTGATTTGTATGGAAAAGAATTAACGTTAGTATTCATAAAAAAAATAAGAGATAATGTAAAATTTAATTCTGAAATTGAACTTATCAATAAATTAAAAAGCGATTATAATTTTGCAAAAAACCAAGATTTAGATTTACAATTACAAGATTATATGATAATATAA
- the truB gene encoding tRNA pseudouridine(55) synthase TruB: protein MDCVINVFKEKGYTSQDVVSICKGILKTKKIGHAGTLDPDATGVLLLGVGKGTKITEYLMEYGKTYIFEMCFGTSTDTLDLSGNVTGFSEKTYDKEKLKEILDDLNGKTIEQVPPMYSAVKVNGKKLYEYARENKEIKRKSRKITIYNIEPLYLLENSCIIKVKCSKGTYIRVLIEDIAKKLDRLAYMKSLIRVNSGGFDIKDSVKIESLRKCNIEDVSFSVYESLTEMKSIELDDNLYKKITNGVKININHENIDNIKVVCNNKFIGIGSIEDNILKMNKVFDICK, encoded by the coding sequence ATGGATTGCGTAATTAATGTTTTTAAGGAAAAAGGATATACCTCTCAGGATGTTGTTTCTATATGTAAAGGAATTTTAAAAACTAAGAAGATTGGACATGCTGGTACTCTAGATCCTGATGCTACCGGAGTTTTGTTATTAGGCGTTGGAAAAGGAACTAAAATAACAGAATATCTAATGGAATATGGTAAAACATATATATTTGAAATGTGTTTTGGAACAAGTACAGATACTCTTGATTTATCCGGTAATGTCACAGGTTTTTCAGAGAAAACATACGATAAAGAAAAATTAAAGGAAATTTTAGATGATTTAAATGGTAAAACCATTGAACAAGTACCTCCTATGTATTCCGCAGTTAAGGTAAATGGAAAAAAACTTTATGAATACGCAAGAGAAAACAAGGAAATTAAGAGAAAATCCAGAAAAATTACAATCTATAATATAGAACCATTATATCTTCTAGAAAATTCTTGTATAATCAAAGTTAAATGTTCTAAGGGAACGTATATTAGAGTTTTGATTGAAGATATTGCTAAAAAATTGGATAGATTAGCATATATGAAATCTCTTATCAGAGTAAATTCTGGAGGTTTCGACATAAAAGATTCAGTAAAAATAGAGTCGCTTAGAAAATGTAACATTGAAGATGTATCATTTTCAGTCTACGAAAGTTTGACAGAAATGAAATCTATCGAACTTGATGATAATTTATATAAAAAAATAACCAATGGTGTTAAAATAAATATAAACCATGAAAACATTGATAATATTAAAGTAGTTTGTAATAATAAATTTATTGGAATTGGTAGTATTGAAGATAATATTTTAAAAATGAATAAGGTATTTGATATATGCAAATAA
- a CDS encoding DHH family phosphoesterase, whose translation MKINDEILKFKEQLNEASSIALISHLDPDGDNLGSLTALSKSLLNLGKKVYPIEFDKIPENLKFLPNLDLLSENTDINIDMIICLDCANYERLGNIDELFNKARYRINIDHHQSNEFYGDVNIVKKGYSSTCELVFDVITEANLPIDEEISMSLLTGISTDTGRFLYSATTADTLAKASKLVEYGADMMKINELIYQSKKFEAQLLENEILSKTEIYNDHVAIGFVMTNQLNKYNVEISDIDSVINTFRDTDKIKISVLIKQQTENEYKVSFRSKGNIDVGSIAKNLGGGGHKNAAATKITGDYDAVLNKIKEEIDSYGLRN comes from the coding sequence ATGAAGATTAATGATGAAATCTTGAAATTTAAAGAGCAATTGAATGAAGCAAGTTCAATTGCTCTAATTTCTCACTTAGACCCAGATGGTGATAACTTAGGTTCATTAACTGCTTTATCAAAAAGTTTACTCAATTTAGGAAAAAAAGTTTATCCTATTGAGTTTGACAAAATTCCTGAAAATTTAAAATTTTTGCCAAATTTGGATTTGCTATCAGAAAATACAGATATTAATATTGATATGATAATATGCTTAGATTGTGCTAATTATGAGAGATTAGGTAATATTGATGAATTATTTAATAAAGCAAGATACAGAATAAACATTGACCATCATCAAAGTAATGAGTTTTACGGTGACGTCAACATTGTTAAAAAAGGTTATAGCTCAACTTGCGAATTAGTATTTGATGTAATAACCGAAGCAAATCTACCAATTGATGAAGAAATTTCGATGTCACTATTAACCGGAATATCAACTGACACTGGAAGATTTTTATATTCTGCTACAACTGCTGATACATTAGCTAAAGCTTCTAAATTAGTTGAATATGGTGCAGACATGATGAAAATCAATGAATTAATTTATCAATCAAAAAAATTTGAAGCACAACTTTTAGAAAATGAAATCTTATCTAAGACTGAAATTTATAATGATCATGTTGCAATTGGTTTTGTAATGACAAATCAATTAAATAAGTATAATGTTGAAATTTCAGATATTGATAGTGTAATTAATACTTTCAGAGATACTGACAAAATCAAAATATCAGTATTAATTAAACAACAAACTGAAAATGAATACAAGGTTAGTTTCAGAAGCAAAGGAAATATTGATGTAGGATCAATTGCCAAAAATCTTGGTGGAGGCGGTCATAAGAATGCTGCTGCCACTAAAATTACCGGTGATTATGACGCAGTGTTAAATAAAATTAAAGAAGAAATTGATAGCTATGGATTGCGTAATTAA
- the rbfA gene encoding 30S ribosome-binding factor RbfA, with protein MNIKRVRRISSEIKKVISSSIINSLKDPRIDKLNVSVTDVKVTNDLSFATVYIAVIGDDEKKKQTLEGLNKAKGFLKKQIGESVDLRHVPQLIFKIDETSEQSMHIENLIKSIHEENYNED; from the coding sequence ATGAATATTAAAAGAGTAAGAAGAATTTCATCAGAAATCAAAAAAGTTATTTCAAGTTCTATAATTAATTCACTAAAAGATCCTAGAATTGACAAACTAAATGTTTCTGTTACCGACGTAAAAGTAACAAATGATTTGAGTTTTGCTACAGTATATATAGCTGTAATAGGCGATGATGAAAAGAAAAAACAAACTCTTGAAGGATTAAACAAAGCAAAAGGATTCTTAAAAAAACAAATTGGTGAAAGTGTAGATTTAAGACATGTACCACAACTGATTTTCAAAATTGATGAAACAAGTGAGCAAAGTATGCATATTGAAAATCTAATAAAATCAATTCATGAGGAAAACTATAATGAAGATTAA